In one window of Azospirillaceae bacterium DNA:
- a CDS encoding aminotransferase class I/II-fold pyridoxal phosphate-dependent enzyme, producing the protein MPTVQNPLGAVMSEARRRKALEVAERRGLVVMEDAAYACLEENAPPPLARLAPARVVHIDTFAKVAAPGLRAGYVVAADPSVAAALARGVRATTWSASPSAEHRAVLYSALERIRARLGDAFSPSPAGA; encoded by the coding sequence ATGCCGACGGTGCAGAACCCGCTCGGCGCCGTCATGTCCGAGGCGCGTCGGCGCAAGGCGCTGGAGGTGGCGGAACGGCGCGGCCTCGTGGTCATGGAGGATGCCGCCTACGCCTGCCTGGAGGAGAACGCACCGCCACCGCTTGCACGGCTTGCGCCCGCCCGCGTCGTCCACATCGACACCTTCGCCAAGGTCGCGGCTCCGGGCTTGCGGGCCGGCTACGTTGTCGCCGCCGATCCGAGCGTGGCGGCGGCACTTGCCCGGGGCGTGCGGGCGACGACCTGGAGTGCATCGCCTTCGGCGGAACACCGGGCGGTGCTGTACAGCGCCCTTGAGCGGATCCGCGCACGGTTGGGCGATGCGTTTTCCCCCTCGCCGGCCGGAGCGTGA
- a CDS encoding L,D-transpeptidase family protein has protein sequence MDIDVFPDGRLNWPGGTVRCALGRSGISHDKREGDGATPVGRFVLRRVLYRPDRLAPPATRLPVAPIASDDGWCDDPADPNYNRPVKRPYPASHEEMWREDDLYDVVVVMGHNDDPVAPGMGSAVFMHVATADYGPTAGCVALALPDLLRLLADCGPGDAIRIKG, from the coding sequence ATGGATATCGACGTTTTCCCAGATGGCCGCCTGAACTGGCCGGGCGGCACTGTCCGGTGCGCCCTCGGCCGCAGCGGCATTTCCCACGACAAGCGCGAGGGCGACGGTGCGACCCCGGTGGGGCGCTTCGTGCTGCGCCGGGTGCTTTACCGCCCCGACCGCCTCGCCCCGCCGGCCACACGGCTTCCGGTCGCCCCGATCGCCAGCGACGACGGCTGGTGCGACGATCCGGCGGATCCGAACTACAACCGCCCGGTCAAACGCCCCTACCCCGCCAGCCACGAGGAGATGTGGCGCGAGGACGACCTGTACGACGTCGTCGTGGTCATGGGGCACAACGACGACCCGGTGGCCCCCGGGATGGGCAGCGCCGTCTTCATGCATGTGGCAACGGCGGACTACGGCCCGACCGCCGGATGCGTGGCCCTTGCCCTGCCCGACCTGTTGCGGCTGTTGGCGGATTGCGGCCCCGGCGACGCCATTCGGATCAAAGGCTGA
- a CDS encoding YggS family pyridoxal phosphate-dependent enzyme, translated as MHQDNPHIPTALATVRGRIASAATAAGRDPRSVALVAVSKTHPAAAVDAAIAAGQRIFGENRVQEAKSKYPELKARHPDLELHLIGPLQSNKVKDAVALFDVIQTVDRPKLARELAAEMARQGRRPLCWVQVNTGAEPQKAGIAPTDVDAFLAACKADYGLPVTGLMCIPPVDQPPEPHFRLLAELARRHRLPAISMGMSGDFEAAIACGATHVRIGTAIFGSRPAKPM; from the coding sequence ATGCATCAGGATAATCCGCACATTCCGACAGCACTGGCGACCGTCCGTGGGCGCATCGCGTCCGCGGCCACCGCCGCGGGACGGGACCCGCGCAGCGTGGCCCTGGTCGCCGTCTCCAAAACGCATCCCGCCGCCGCGGTCGACGCCGCGATCGCCGCGGGCCAGCGCATCTTCGGCGAAAACCGGGTTCAGGAAGCGAAATCCAAGTACCCGGAGCTGAAGGCCCGGCATCCCGATCTGGAACTGCACCTGATCGGTCCGTTGCAGAGCAACAAGGTCAAGGACGCGGTCGCGCTGTTCGACGTCATCCAGACCGTCGACCGCCCGAAGCTCGCACGCGAACTCGCCGCCGAAATGGCCCGGCAGGGGCGCCGGCCGCTTTGCTGGGTGCAGGTCAACACGGGGGCCGAGCCCCAGAAAGCCGGCATTGCGCCCACGGACGTCGACGCGTTCCTGGCGGCCTGCAAGGCCGATTACGGCCTTCCCGTCACGGGCCTGATGTGCATCCCCCCGGTGGACCAGCCGCCCGAACCCCATTTCCGCCTGCTCGCCGAACTGGCCCGCCGGCACCGGCTGCCGGCCATCAGCATGGGGATGAGCGGCGACTTCGAAGCGGCGATCGCCTGCGGCGCCACCCACGTCCGAATCGGTACGGCGATTTTCGGGAGCCGCCCGGCAAAGCCGATGTGA
- a CDS encoding outer membrane protein transport protein has product MNVRLALAAAPAALALAAGSAHGAGFYIQEQSVTGLGRAFAGEQAIGEDASTVYFNPAAMTELKGAEVQGGVHLLVPRAKVKDRGSRLTVRGTNLGPIGGNDGGNPYEPTPVPNFHAALPLADGRLWLGFSATAPFGLASDYGQRWFGRYDSTETELKTYNFQPSIAYKLTDRLSVGGGIDIQYVDVTLESAIPLTRTADAIGRVEGDDLSAGINLGILYKPFDGTRVGLHYRSGVHHTIEGEQTVTSPLAPTQRRGGRAELDLPDIVALGLAQQVTPQLTLLGSVTWFNWSTFDEIFVNTGSPTDREVRQNYVDTWAFSVGAQYKVTDAVTVRAGFQYDPTPTQDNFRTTRTPDGDRYWLAAGLTYSFGRLSVDAAYAHIFVNSEDINLVRPGPTGLTAVYNAETENAVDIFSIALRYRF; this is encoded by the coding sequence ATGAACGTGAGATTAGCTTTGGCCGCCGCCCCGGCGGCTCTCGCCCTTGCGGCCGGCTCCGCGCACGGTGCCGGCTTCTACATCCAGGAACAGAGCGTCACCGGCCTCGGCCGCGCGTTCGCAGGCGAGCAGGCGATCGGCGAGGATGCCAGCACCGTCTACTTCAACCCGGCCGCCATGACCGAGTTGAAGGGCGCCGAGGTGCAGGGCGGCGTGCATCTGCTGGTCCCCCGCGCCAAGGTCAAGGACCGCGGGTCGCGGTTGACGGTCCGGGGGACGAACCTCGGTCCCATCGGCGGCAATGACGGCGGCAACCCGTACGAGCCCACCCCGGTCCCGAACTTCCATGCGGCCCTGCCGCTGGCCGACGGCCGGCTTTGGCTGGGCTTTTCGGCGACGGCGCCGTTCGGTCTCGCCAGCGACTACGGGCAGCGCTGGTTCGGCCGCTACGACTCGACCGAAACCGAGCTGAAGACCTACAATTTCCAGCCCAGCATCGCCTACAAGCTGACCGACCGCCTGTCGGTCGGCGGCGGCATCGACATCCAGTACGTGGACGTCACGCTGGAGAGCGCGATTCCCCTGACACGCACGGCCGATGCGATCGGGCGGGTGGAAGGCGACGACCTGTCCGCCGGGATCAATCTCGGGATCCTGTACAAGCCGTTCGACGGCACGCGCGTGGGCCTGCACTACCGTTCGGGCGTCCACCACACCATCGAGGGTGAGCAGACGGTGACCTCGCCGTTGGCACCCACACAGCGGCGTGGCGGCCGGGCCGAACTGGACCTGCCGGACATCGTCGCGCTCGGCCTCGCCCAGCAGGTCACGCCGCAACTGACCCTGCTCGGCTCGGTGACCTGGTTCAACTGGAGCACGTTCGACGAGATCTTCGTCAACACCGGCTCGCCCACCGACCGCGAGGTCCGGCAGAACTACGTCGACACCTGGGCGTTTTCGGTCGGGGCCCAGTACAAGGTGACCGATGCGGTGACCGTCCGGGCGGGCTTCCAGTACGACCCGACCCCGACGCAGGACAATTTCCGTACGACCCGCACGCCGGATGGCGACCGGTATTGGCTGGCCGCCGGCCTGACCTACAGCTTCGGCCGGCTGTCGGTCGATGCCGCCTATGCGCACATCTTCGTCAACAGCGAAGACATCAACCTCGTCCGGCCCGGTCCGACCGGTCTGACCGCCGTCTACAACGCGGAAACGGAAAACGCGGTCGATATCTTCTCCATCGCCCTGCGCTACCGCTTCTGA
- a CDS encoding FkbM family methyltransferase has protein sequence MIDTRLETALRAFHHTYGLVRSAFAYRLKPTHHRRSCSFYREFLNPGDLAFDVGAHLGDRIAAFRAAGARVVAVEPQPAVATALRLLHGRDRSVTLVEAAVGAAPGTASMLVSARAPALSTLSPSWAEMLAASDRFADVNWDERVEVAVTTLDALIRVHGMPAFTKIDVEGFEAEVLAGLSQALPCLSFGVMPAAPAIALACLDRLERLGTYEFNLSIGGSKRMLWPIWQHRVELDAWLAKQDRDGPSGDVYARLRTSAF, from the coding sequence TTGATCGACACCCGTTTGGAAACCGCCTTGCGCGCCTTCCACCACACCTACGGACTGGTGCGGTCCGCATTCGCCTACCGGCTGAAGCCGACGCACCATCGCCGGTCGTGTTCGTTCTACCGCGAGTTTTTGAACCCCGGCGACTTGGCGTTCGACGTCGGCGCCCATCTGGGCGACCGCATCGCGGCGTTCCGCGCCGCCGGGGCCCGGGTGGTGGCGGTGGAACCGCAGCCGGCCGTGGCGACCGCCCTGCGCCTGCTCCATGGCCGCGACAGGAGCGTGACGTTGGTGGAGGCCGCGGTGGGTGCGGCGCCGGGAACGGCCTCCATGCTGGTCAGCGCCCGCGCACCCGCCCTGTCGACCCTGTCCCCGTCCTGGGCCGAGATGCTCGCCGCATCCGACCGGTTCGCGGACGTGAATTGGGACGAGCGGGTCGAAGTGGCGGTGACCACGCTCGACGCCCTGATCCGCGTCCACGGCATGCCGGCCTTCACCAAGATCGACGTCGAGGGGTTCGAGGCCGAGGTGCTGGCGGGCCTGAGCCAAGCCCTGCCCTGCCTGTCGTTCGGGGTGATGCCGGCCGCACCCGCCATTGCCCTCGCCTGCCTCGACCGGCTGGAGAGGCTTGGCACCTACGAGTTCAACCTGTCCATCGGCGGGAGCAAGCGCATGCTGTGGCCGATATGGCAGCACCGGGTCGAATTGGACGCCTGGCTGGCCAAGCAGGACCGCGACGGCCCGTCGGGCGACGTATACGCCCGCCTGCGCACCTCCGCCTTCTGA
- a CDS encoding TSUP family transporter, producing MTAQAASRARGGASVGTRPRSTCRAILAGAGSGFTMMAVHSGGPPLALYLLPLGLPKAVHAGTTSVFFTVGNLVKAGPWLVLAEPTPAMWTMMGLCLPAVPLGVWAGWCLHGRLDQRRLYRTAYVLLVVTALKLLWDGVSGIFGWDAG from the coding sequence GTGACGGCGCAGGCCGCATCGAGGGCCCGGGGCGGAGCAAGCGTCGGCACACGCCCGCGTTCGACGTGTCGGGCGATCCTGGCGGGTGCGGGCTCGGGTTTCACGATGATGGCCGTGCATTCGGGCGGACCGCCGCTCGCCCTGTACCTCCTGCCCTTGGGCCTGCCGAAAGCGGTTCATGCCGGCACCACCAGCGTGTTCTTCACCGTCGGCAACCTGGTCAAGGCCGGGCCATGGCTCGTCCTGGCCGAACCCACGCCGGCCATGTGGACGATGATGGGACTGTGTCTCCCGGCCGTGCCGCTCGGGGTGTGGGCGGGGTGGTGCCTCCACGGCCGTCTCGACCAGCGGCGGCTTTACCGCACGGCCTACGTGCTTCTGGTCGTGACCGCGCTCAAGCTGCTGTGGGACGGCGTGTCCGGCATCTTTGGATGGGATGCGGGATAG
- a CDS encoding TRAP transporter substrate-binding protein, which yields MFMRLGLGSLACLAAAVSIASAETWQMPTGYPPGNFHTQNIQAFADQVKADTGGKLEIVVHPGGSLMPLPQIKRNVQSGDIRIGEVFLPGLENEAPVFGMDAVPFVVTGYDRAKQLWDASRPLVEAQLKGQGIRVLYAVPWPPQGLYANRELKSVADMRGLRFRSYGPSAARFGELAGLSVSTIQAAELSEALATGRINAMLTSPVTGVDSRVWETSVKFYYDIQAFLPKNAVIVNEAAFAALDAPVRDAVLAAARAAETRGWAASQAAAQAATQTLAANGVRVLEPSAELKRDLARIGTQLVEDWGKRAGPEATAVLGRFRQE from the coding sequence ATGTTCATGCGTCTGGGACTGGGTTCACTCGCCTGCCTGGCGGCGGCGGTGTCCATTGCGTCGGCGGAGACCTGGCAGATGCCGACCGGCTATCCGCCCGGCAACTTCCACACCCAGAACATCCAGGCCTTCGCCGACCAGGTGAAGGCGGACACCGGCGGCAAGCTGGAGATCGTCGTCCACCCCGGCGGCTCGCTGATGCCGCTGCCGCAGATCAAGCGCAACGTCCAGTCCGGCGACATCCGCATCGGCGAGGTGTTCCTGCCGGGACTGGAGAACGAGGCCCCCGTCTTCGGCATGGACGCGGTGCCGTTCGTCGTCACCGGCTACGACCGCGCCAAGCAGCTTTGGGACGCATCGCGCCCGCTCGTCGAGGCGCAACTGAAAGGCCAGGGCATCCGCGTGCTGTACGCGGTGCCGTGGCCGCCGCAGGGCCTGTACGCGAACCGCGAGTTGAAATCGGTCGCCGATATGCGGGGCCTGCGCTTCCGGTCGTACGGCCCGTCGGCGGCGCGGTTCGGCGAGCTTGCCGGCCTGTCGGTGTCCACCATCCAGGCGGCGGAGCTGTCCGAAGCCCTGGCCACCGGGCGCATCAACGCCATGCTGACATCGCCCGTCACGGGGGTGGACAGCCGTGTGTGGGAAACGAGCGTCAAATTCTACTACGACATCCAGGCGTTCCTGCCGAAGAACGCCGTCATCGTGAACGAAGCGGCGTTCGCCGCGCTGGACGCGCCGGTCCGTGACGCCGTCCTTGCCGCCGCGCGGGCCGCCGAGACGCGCGGTTGGGCGGCCAGCCAGGCGGCGGCCCAGGCGGCCACGCAGACCCTGGCGGCCAACGGTGTCCGCGTGCTGGAACCCAGTGCCGAACTGAAGCGCGACCTTGCCCGGATCGGCACCCAGCTTGTCGAGGACTGGGGCAAGCGTGCCGGTCCGGAAGCCACCGCGGTGCTCGGCCGCTTCCGCCAGGAATGA
- a CDS encoding porin: MNRYLLAGASALALLGAASAANAQFTVTFTGDSWVEAGYTSIDGNPAGEDRHFDFTQRGRFNLIATQKSDNGLEYGVRFRVRLGPAGGNGLDHDKNFIFLRGAFGEVNFGTQSGVFEQWWPSFNSGTGLADGNYFDYVPGAALPGSARTVFQGVYAGEHEANRTRLSYFSPRIAGFQAGVSYVPTTNGTTGRGRSFEFNGNSAGFQDVFQLGGSYDGTFGAVRARAAVTYAFGSAQDGFEDLSVWQGFARADVGGFGVLGMVNYVGESGLANGVEGDAYTWVVGGEYTFGAFTAGASFTRLEDEAAAVEHTNIWSVGLTYTVAPGLTLRPEYHYIQAEDDFAGNDDTANVFIVRTQVNF; the protein is encoded by the coding sequence ATGAACCGTTATCTGCTTGCCGGCGCGTCGGCACTCGCCCTCCTGGGCGCCGCCTCCGCCGCGAACGCTCAGTTCACCGTTACCTTCACCGGCGACAGCTGGGTCGAAGCCGGCTACACCTCGATCGACGGCAACCCGGCCGGTGAGGACCGCCACTTCGACTTCACCCAGCGCGGCCGCTTCAACCTGATCGCCACGCAGAAGTCGGACAACGGCCTCGAGTACGGCGTTCGCTTCCGCGTCCGCCTCGGCCCGGCCGGTGGCAACGGCCTCGACCACGACAAGAACTTCATCTTCCTGCGTGGCGCGTTCGGTGAAGTGAACTTCGGCACCCAGAGCGGCGTGTTCGAGCAATGGTGGCCGAGCTTCAACTCCGGCACCGGCCTGGCCGACGGCAACTACTTCGACTACGTCCCCGGCGCGGCTCTGCCGGGTTCCGCCCGGACCGTCTTCCAGGGCGTCTACGCTGGCGAGCACGAGGCGAACCGCACCCGCCTGTCGTACTTCAGCCCGCGGATCGCCGGCTTCCAGGCTGGCGTGAGCTACGTTCCGACCACGAACGGCACCACCGGCCGTGGCCGCTCGTTTGAGTTCAACGGCAACAGCGCCGGCTTCCAGGACGTCTTCCAGCTCGGCGGTAGCTACGACGGCACCTTCGGTGCGGTCCGCGCCCGCGCCGCTGTGACCTACGCCTTCGGCTCGGCGCAGGACGGCTTCGAAGACCTCAGCGTGTGGCAGGGCTTTGCCCGCGCCGACGTGGGCGGCTTCGGCGTCCTCGGTATGGTCAACTACGTCGGCGAAAGCGGCCTGGCGAACGGCGTTGAGGGCGATGCCTACACCTGGGTCGTCGGTGGCGAGTACACCTTCGGCGCCTTCACGGCCGGTGCCAGCTTCACCCGCCTCGAGGACGAAGCTGCTGCCGTCGAGCACACCAACATCTGGTCGGTGGGTCTGACCTACACCGTGGCGCCGGGCCTGACCCTGCGTCCGGAATACCACTACATCCAGGCTGAAGACGACTTCGCCGGCAACGACGACACTGCCAACGTCTTCATCGTCCGCACCCAGGTTAACTTCTAA
- a CDS encoding TRAP transporter large permease subunit produces MILTILLILILFALLGLGLWIGLALLATGWVAMAFFTDRAILNLMGGRLWDATATWTLTALPLFIWMGEILFRSKLSEGLFRGLAPWMGRVPGRLLHVNVLGCTIFAAISGSSAATCATVGRITIPELRRRGYSEDMIIGTLAGAGTLGLLIPPSIMMIVYGVTADVSIAQLFIAGVVPGLMLAGLFSGYIVYRALRDPASIPVETVHYTLAERIRESRELIPAALLILAVLGSIYGGLATATESAALGVLGALALAAAQRSLTMAMARDSLMGAVRLSCMIGLILAGAAFLTLAMGFTGLPRAIAMWIHGLGMPDYMLIAVLCVFYIVLGCFLDGISMIVLTMAVLLPTVQAAGIDLVWFGIFIVLVVEMAQITPPVGFNLFVLQGMTGHDILRIARAALPLFLLMSAAVVAITVFPEIVTFLPSRMSAK; encoded by the coding sequence ATGATCCTGACGATCCTTCTCATCCTCATCCTGTTCGCACTGCTGGGGCTTGGCCTTTGGATCGGGCTGGCGCTGCTGGCCACCGGCTGGGTGGCGATGGCGTTCTTCACCGACCGCGCCATCCTGAACCTGATGGGCGGGCGCCTGTGGGACGCGACCGCCACCTGGACGCTGACGGCGCTCCCGCTCTTCATCTGGATGGGCGAGATCCTGTTCCGGTCCAAGCTGTCGGAGGGGCTGTTCCGCGGCTTGGCCCCCTGGATGGGCCGCGTGCCCGGACGGCTGCTGCACGTCAATGTGCTGGGCTGCACGATCTTCGCAGCGATCTCCGGCTCGTCGGCCGCGACCTGCGCGACCGTCGGACGGATCACGATCCCCGAGCTGCGCCGGCGGGGCTATTCCGAGGACATGATCATCGGCACGCTGGCCGGCGCCGGCACGCTGGGCCTTCTGATCCCGCCGTCGATCATGATGATCGTCTACGGTGTCACCGCCGACGTTTCCATCGCGCAGCTTTTCATCGCGGGCGTCGTGCCGGGTCTGATGCTGGCGGGGCTGTTCAGCGGCTACATCGTGTACAGGGCGTTGCGGGATCCCGCCTCGATCCCGGTCGAAACGGTCCACTACACGCTTGCCGAACGCATCCGGGAAAGCCGCGAGCTGATCCCCGCCGCGCTGCTGATCCTCGCGGTGCTGGGATCCATCTACGGCGGGCTCGCCACCGCGACCGAAAGCGCCGCCCTCGGCGTGCTGGGTGCGCTCGCCCTGGCCGCCGCACAGCGCAGCCTGACCATGGCCATGGCCCGCGACAGCCTGATGGGCGCCGTGCGGCTGTCCTGCATGATCGGCCTGATCCTGGCGGGAGCCGCCTTTTTGACGCTCGCCATGGGATTCACCGGTCTGCCGCGGGCCATCGCCATGTGGATCCACGGGCTGGGCATGCCGGATTACATGCTGATCGCCGTGCTCTGCGTCTTCTACATCGTCCTGGGCTGCTTCCTGGACGGCATTTCGATGATCGTCCTGACCATGGCGGTCCTGCTGCCGACCGTGCAGGCGGCCGGCATCGACCTGGTCTGGTTCGGCATCTTCATCGTGCTGGTGGTCGAAATGGCGCAGATCACCCCGCCGGTCGGGTTCAACCTGTTCGTCCTGCAGGGGATGACCGGCCACGACATCCTGCGGATCGCACGGGCGGCACTCCCGCTGTTCCTGCTGATGTCCGCCGCGGTGGTCGCGATCACCGTGTTCCCGGAGATCGTCACTTTCCTTCCGAGCCGGATGAGCGCGAAGTAG
- a CDS encoding DUF3576 domain-containing protein, translating to MVTTLRPCLAAVLLAVLAGCSGSMNDSRVLNERERTDQQRIGSIFGDDGLVFGGGRRARATDDQGAGIGVNSFLWRAALDTTSFLPIVSADPFGGTIISDWYTPPDTPNERFKVNVYILGRQLRSDGVRAAVFRQARDPSGGWRDVTIGRETATQLENAILARARELRVAQGSNG from the coding sequence ATGGTAACGACCCTTCGCCCGTGCTTGGCCGCGGTACTCCTGGCGGTGCTGGCCGGCTGTTCGGGCAGCATGAACGACAGCCGCGTGCTGAATGAGCGCGAACGCACCGACCAGCAGCGGATTGGCAGCATCTTTGGGGACGACGGCCTGGTGTTCGGGGGCGGCCGGCGGGCCCGCGCCACCGACGATCAGGGCGCGGGAATCGGCGTCAACAGCTTCCTGTGGCGGGCGGCGCTGGACACGACCTCGTTCCTGCCGATCGTCTCGGCGGATCCGTTCGGCGGCACCATCATCTCGGACTGGTACACGCCGCCCGATACGCCGAACGAGCGCTTCAAGGTGAATGTCTACATCCTGGGCCGGCAGTTGCGGTCGGACGGCGTCCGTGCCGCCGTCTTCCGGCAGGCCCGCGATCCCAGCGGAGGATGGCGGGACGTCACCATCGGCCGTGAGACGGCAACCCAGCTTGAGAACGCGATTCTGGCCCGTGCGCGGGAACTCCGCGTGGCGCAGGGCTCCAACGGCTGA
- a CDS encoding TRAP transporter small permease, whose translation MRRALAVLYSACGYAAGACLVAMLAMITLNIAGGAFGFFVPGLDAYAGYLLAATLFLALAPTLKAGEHIRVTLFTGRLGPRAARTTEIAVLVLGVALSGMMALALGRSAWNSWRFGDVSQMSDATPLWIPQSVVAFGALVFLVSLIEETVDELRGQRIRPQAGHEPARIE comes from the coding sequence ATGCGGCGTGCGCTCGCCGTGCTCTACAGTGCGTGCGGTTATGCGGCCGGGGCGTGCCTGGTCGCCATGCTGGCCATGATCACCCTGAACATCGCCGGCGGCGCGTTCGGGTTCTTCGTTCCCGGCCTCGACGCGTATGCCGGCTATCTGCTCGCCGCGACGCTGTTCCTGGCCCTGGCGCCGACATTGAAGGCGGGCGAGCACATTCGGGTGACGCTGTTCACCGGGCGCCTTGGCCCCCGTGCGGCCCGGACCACGGAGATCGCCGTCCTGGTCCTGGGCGTGGCGCTGTCGGGCATGATGGCCCTGGCGCTGGGCCGCAGTGCCTGGAACTCCTGGCGCTTCGGGGACGTGTCGCAGATGTCCGACGCCACACCGCTGTGGATCCCCCAATCCGTCGTCGCATTTGGCGCCCTGGTGTTCCTGGTGTCGCTGATCGAGGAAACGGTGGACGAGCTGCGCGGGCAGCGCATCCGGCCACAGGCGGGTCACGAACCCGCGCGGATCGAGTGA
- the ribA gene encoding GTP cyclohydrolase II, protein MPAVRAVDRAVGELRRGEPVLLMGAARAVLAVSVEATGPDALDRLPVLAGTSPMLALTPRRAQDLGLPAGTVPVLALPAGALTLDVARRLADPSGPQATPPGIRISGDADAQSPEAAAVELAKIARLLPAAVIAPLSTPRSAWAAWARAQDIVAVDAADVRGYRTAAARALRRVADARVPLAGAEEARLVAFRPADGGLEHFAIVIGEPDLSKPVLIRIHSECFTGDLLGSLRCDCGEQLRGAIKTIAEAGGGILLYMAQEGRGIGLVNKLRAYRLQDGGLDTVDANEALGFGADERIYLPAAEMLRQLGVGRVRLLTNNPDKLSQLAHWGVEVAERVPHVFPANGHNEQYLRTKADRSGHLF, encoded by the coding sequence ATGCCGGCCGTGCGCGCGGTCGATCGTGCCGTGGGCGAACTCCGCCGCGGCGAGCCGGTGCTGCTGATGGGTGCGGCGCGGGCGGTCCTGGCCGTATCGGTCGAGGCGACCGGCCCCGATGCGCTGGACCGGCTGCCGGTGCTGGCCGGCACGTCGCCGATGCTGGCCCTGACCCCCCGGAGGGCGCAGGATCTCGGCCTTCCGGCGGGAACCGTGCCGGTGTTGGCCCTGCCCGCCGGTGCGCTGACACTGGACGTCGCCCGCCGGTTGGCCGACCCGTCCGGCCCGCAGGCCACGCCCCCCGGCATCCGCATCTCCGGCGATGCCGATGCGCAAAGCCCGGAGGCCGCCGCGGTCGAGTTGGCCAAGATCGCGCGCCTGCTTCCGGCGGCGGTGATCGCTCCGCTCTCGACGCCGCGCTCCGCCTGGGCGGCCTGGGCGCGTGCCCAGGACATCGTCGCCGTCGATGCCGCGGATGTGCGCGGATACCGGACGGCCGCCGCCCGCGCCCTGCGCCGTGTGGCCGATGCGCGTGTGCCCCTGGCCGGGGCCGAGGAAGCCCGCCTGGTCGCGTTCCGACCGGCCGATGGCGGGCTGGAGCATTTCGCCATCGTGATCGGCGAGCCGGACCTGTCGAAGCCGGTGCTGATCCGCATCCATTCCGAATGCTTCACCGGCGACCTGCTGGGATCGCTGCGGTGCGACTGCGGCGAGCAACTGCGCGGCGCCATCAAAACCATCGCGGAGGCGGGCGGCGGGATCCTGCTCTACATGGCCCAGGAGGGCCGCGGCATCGGGCTGGTGAACAAGCTCCGCGCCTACCGCCTGCAGGACGGCGGGTTGGATACCGTCGATGCCAACGAGGCGCTGGGTTTCGGTGCGGACGAACGGATCTATTTGCCGGCGGCCGAAATGTTGCGGCAACTCGGCGTTGGCCGGGTTCGCCTGCTGACCAACAACCCGGACAAGCTGAGCCAACTGGCGCACTGGGGCGTGGAGGTGGCCGAGCGGGTGCCGCACGTCTTCCCCGCCAACGGCCACAACGAACAGTATCTGCGCACCAAGGCGGACCGCAGCGGGCACCTGTTCTGA